The Nitrospira sp. KM1 genome includes a window with the following:
- a CDS encoding DUF3147 domain-containing protein translates to MDAFGKYVLYFLLGGTIVSVSTYLGSRGHSFLAALASTFPAITGATFILIYLNGGVDELVGYAKTLLWFVPPWIAYVTAMVVGVPRLGFWAATGLALALYIGCVGIVKLVLR, encoded by the coding sequence ATGGATGCCTTCGGCAAGTACGTCCTCTATTTTCTCTTGGGCGGTACGATCGTCAGTGTTTCAACCTATTTGGGATCCAGAGGGCATTCGTTCCTGGCGGCGCTCGCCAGCACGTTCCCAGCCATTACCGGAGCCACGTTCATCCTGATCTACTTGAACGGTGGCGTCGATGAACTGGTCGGATATGCCAAGACTCTGTTGTGGTTTGTGCCTCCTTGGATTGCCTATGTCACGGCAATGGTCGTGGGTGTGCCACGGCTGGGCTTCTGGGCGGCCACAGGCTTGGCGCTGGCGTTATACATAGGCTGTGTCGGCATCGTGAAGCTCGTCTTACGCTGA
- the uvrA gene encoding excinuclease ABC subunit UvrA, translating to MTSTPRSDDLIVEGARQNNLKNISLRIPHNKVTAITGLSGSGKSSLAFDTLYAEGQWRYVESLSSYARMFLDKVARPDVDRILNVRPAIAIEQKNQVRTSRSTVGTSTEISDLLRLLFAKIGTPRCADCNQDARAFHPDAVAEDLLKRFPDERAMVLFPVDGPPPGQERAFIQSLLVRGYARIKTGEDVLDLHEVVAASDLRLPPPLYVLLDRLSIRPRDRGRLVEAVEAGFRESDGRCSIDVVGHGLHSYSADFSCQGCGRRFEPLRPILFSFNHPLGACAECTGFGNVLRYDPDLVIPDRAKSLAQGAIEPFSKPGTDWWQKQLLLGLKRKGVDLTVPFKDLPKTIQTLVWTGDASFEGVNDFFDYMEGKRYKLHVRVLLSRYRTPFRCPGCQGSRLKPHARSVKIQSHDIHDVSELTIDALGTWIEQLTLRTFEREVAADIVRQLKSKIGFLQRVGLGYLTLSRQTKTLSGGEAQRVSLANQLGARLVGTLYVLDEPTIGLHPRDTDLLAEILKDLAEVGNTVVVVEHDRRMIESADHIVELGPRSGEQGGNIVCAAPAKTFVKDSQALTARYLRDEEIIPPPDSRRPGNGRTLVIAGAQEHNLKNLVLRIPLAMLICVTGVSGSGKSTLVEDTLYRALARAFRVESLPMGKFTAIKGLEHVDGVRLIDQQPIGRTPRSNPVTYLKCFDDIRHLFASERESRRRGFQPGHFSFNAPGGRCERCEGSGVEKLEMYFFEDIYAPCEICEGRRFKPDVLDIRHRGKTIADVLKMTVDEARIFFASLTKLRGRLELLSSIGLGYLRLGQPATTLSGGEAQRLKIAAELKDPSDRHLLYIMDEPTTGLHFDDVKKLLIVLHKLVDRGNTLVVVEHNLDVIKSADWIVDLGPEGGAAGGHIVAEGRPEQIAANPVSHTGRFLARSFADVLEENRA from the coding sequence ATGACCTCCACTCCACGTTCGGACGACCTCATAGTCGAAGGGGCGCGTCAGAATAATCTCAAGAACATTTCACTCCGTATTCCTCACAACAAAGTCACGGCGATCACCGGCCTGTCCGGCTCAGGTAAATCTTCGCTGGCCTTCGATACGCTCTATGCGGAAGGACAATGGCGGTACGTGGAATCTCTTTCCTCCTACGCCCGCATGTTTCTCGACAAAGTGGCACGGCCGGATGTGGATCGCATCCTCAATGTGAGGCCGGCCATTGCCATCGAGCAGAAAAATCAAGTGAGAACCTCCCGATCGACGGTGGGAACCTCGACTGAAATCTCCGACTTGCTCCGCCTGCTCTTCGCGAAGATCGGCACACCGCGTTGTGCGGATTGCAATCAAGACGCGCGGGCCTTTCACCCCGATGCCGTGGCTGAAGATTTGTTGAAGCGCTTCCCCGACGAGCGGGCTATGGTCCTGTTTCCGGTCGATGGCCCCCCTCCCGGTCAGGAGCGGGCGTTCATTCAATCATTGCTCGTTCGCGGCTACGCAAGAATCAAGACCGGTGAGGACGTCCTCGACCTGCATGAAGTGGTGGCGGCCTCGGATCTCCGATTGCCACCGCCTCTGTACGTGCTTCTGGATCGGCTCAGCATCCGCCCGCGAGACCGCGGCCGTCTGGTCGAAGCGGTCGAGGCAGGCTTTCGTGAATCAGACGGGCGCTGCTCGATTGACGTCGTCGGTCACGGCTTGCACTCGTACAGTGCGGATTTTTCCTGTCAGGGTTGCGGTCGCCGGTTTGAACCGCTTCGTCCGATCCTGTTCTCGTTCAACCACCCCCTGGGAGCCTGCGCTGAATGCACGGGCTTTGGGAATGTGCTTCGCTACGATCCTGATCTGGTGATACCGGATCGTGCCAAGTCGCTGGCACAGGGGGCTATCGAGCCGTTCAGTAAGCCAGGAACCGACTGGTGGCAAAAACAACTGCTGCTCGGATTGAAACGCAAGGGCGTTGATCTCACTGTTCCGTTCAAAGACTTGCCGAAGACCATCCAGACTCTGGTGTGGACGGGTGATGCATCCTTCGAAGGGGTGAACGATTTCTTCGACTATATGGAGGGCAAACGGTACAAGCTGCACGTCCGAGTTCTGCTGAGCCGGTACCGGACCCCGTTTCGTTGTCCCGGCTGCCAAGGAAGCCGTCTCAAGCCCCACGCCCGTTCCGTAAAGATCCAGTCTCACGACATTCATGACGTCAGTGAGCTCACCATCGACGCCCTCGGGACATGGATCGAACAGCTCACGTTGCGTACGTTCGAGCGGGAAGTGGCTGCCGACATCGTCAGGCAGCTGAAATCCAAGATCGGCTTTCTCCAGCGGGTCGGATTGGGCTATCTCACCTTGTCGCGGCAAACGAAAACGTTGTCCGGAGGTGAGGCGCAGCGGGTCTCTCTGGCCAACCAGCTCGGAGCGCGCCTCGTCGGCACTCTCTATGTGCTCGATGAACCCACCATCGGACTTCATCCGCGGGACACCGATCTGCTCGCCGAGATCCTCAAAGATCTGGCGGAGGTGGGCAATACGGTGGTCGTGGTCGAACACGATCGACGAATGATTGAATCGGCCGACCACATCGTCGAACTGGGTCCCCGCTCGGGAGAGCAAGGCGGCAACATCGTCTGCGCGGCACCGGCAAAAACATTCGTGAAGGACTCACAGGCACTCACCGCGCGATATTTGAGGGATGAAGAGATCATCCCCCCGCCGGACTCCCGTCGGCCGGGCAATGGCCGAACCCTCGTGATCGCCGGCGCCCAGGAACACAATCTCAAAAATCTCGTGCTCCGGATTCCGCTCGCCATGCTGATTTGTGTCACCGGCGTGTCGGGGTCCGGGAAAAGCACCCTGGTGGAAGATACGCTCTATCGGGCACTGGCGCGCGCCTTCCGTGTCGAATCCTTGCCGATGGGGAAATTCACCGCCATCAAGGGCCTGGAACATGTGGACGGAGTGCGACTCATCGACCAGCAGCCGATCGGACGAACTCCACGATCCAATCCGGTCACCTATTTAAAATGTTTCGATGACATTCGCCATCTGTTCGCATCGGAACGCGAGTCGCGTCGCCGTGGATTCCAACCCGGGCATTTTTCGTTCAACGCCCCGGGAGGACGGTGTGAGCGATGTGAGGGCAGCGGCGTCGAAAAACTGGAGATGTACTTTTTTGAAGACATCTATGCTCCCTGTGAGATCTGCGAAGGAAGACGTTTCAAACCGGATGTCTTGGACATTCGCCACCGCGGTAAGACGATCGCCGATGTCCTGAAGATGACCGTCGATGAGGCAAGGATATTTTTCGCAAGCCTGACGAAGCTGCGGGGACGCCTCGAATTGCTCTCCTCGATCGGGCTAGGCTACCTTCGGCTTGGACAGCCGGCCACGACGCTCTCCGGAGGCGAGGCGCAACGACTGAAGATCGCCGCGGAACTGAAAGATCCTTCCGACAGACATCTGCTGTACATCATGGACGAACCGACGACCGGTCTCCACTTCGACGATGTCAAAAAGCTTCTCATCGTGCTGCACAAACTGGTCGACAGGGGCAATACCCTCGTCGTGGTCGAACATAACCTCGACGTCATCAAGTCTGCCGATTGGATCGTCGATTTGGGCCCGGAAGGAGGAGCGGCAGGAGGACATATCGTGGCAGAGGGAAGACCCGAGCAGATCGCCGCCAACCCTGTGTCGCATACTGGACGCTTTCTGGCACGCTCATTCGCCGACGTGTTGGAAGAAAACAGGGCCTAA
- a CDS encoding RNA-binding protein → MGSKIYVGGLPYSTTEQQLSDLFAAHGAVASARIITDKFTGQSRGFGFVEMSSDSEAQTAITSLNGTQLGGRTLTVNEARPQEPRSGGGGRGGFGGGRH, encoded by the coding sequence ATGGGTTCGAAGATTTATGTTGGGGGTTTGCCGTATTCCACAACCGAGCAGCAGCTGAGTGATTTGTTTGCTGCACACGGGGCGGTGGCATCAGCCCGTATCATCACTGATAAATTCACCGGCCAGTCCAGAGGATTCGGCTTCGTGGAAATGTCCAGTGATTCAGAAGCCCAGACGGCGATCACGTCGTTAAATGGCACCCAACTGGGCGGACGTACATTGACTGTCAATGAAGCGCGACCGCAGGAACCGCGTTCAGGCGGTGGAGGCCGCGGCGGATTTGGCGGCGGCCGGCACTGA
- a CDS encoding thioredoxin domain-containing protein: MMQPTGSSQTPNRLAKEASFYLRQHAGNPVQWYPWGAEALARAKEEDKPVLLSIGYSACHWCHVMAHESFENNEIAAIMNEQFINVKVDRQERPDLDDIYQKAVQVFTGRSGGWPLTMFLTPDQEPFYGGTYFPPVPRFNLPGFSDVLRGVIEAYRHHRDEVTKNVERVRSGLRRVGDPSPSDTALSEDLLTRAAQELEQLFDPVHGGFGEGPKFPTVPPLSVMLRHAEHTHNEEIRGKVFLQLRTMAAGGMYDHLGGGFHRYSVDGQWMVPHFEKMLYDNAQLVRIYLDGWRLTKDERFRRVVEETLEYVRRELTHPDGAFYAAQDADSEGQEGKFFVWTPGEITSILGANLGREFCRLYGVVEQGNFDGRNVLHRLHALDSSAEEQEQSEALLRPMRAKVLAARERRPKPQRDEHILTGWNAMMAVAYVDAYYAFGEKSYLAAAEKALTFLVDYAVVEGRVYRTVVAGQGRINGYLDDAAWLAAGLLDAFEATSHRWYLDQARAVADGILNHFWDAEKGGCFFTRHDHEPLVQRMKSGTDSAVPSGNAVAAHVFLRLFSFTREERYYGVAGDILRLFQGQMARNAYGYSSLLCVLDWYVSHPKDIVIVGNRGNPVTEALLSTVHRRFLPNRTILVVEETARSGDGDLPLAVGKSGMNGGPAAYVCHGQSCSLPTTEPKQLDRLL, from the coding sequence ATGATGCAGCCGACAGGTTCCAGTCAAACGCCCAATCGCCTTGCCAAGGAAGCCAGTTTCTATCTGCGACAGCATGCCGGCAACCCGGTTCAATGGTATCCCTGGGGAGCGGAGGCCTTAGCGAGAGCGAAGGAAGAGGATAAACCCGTTCTCTTATCAATCGGGTATTCGGCGTGCCACTGGTGCCATGTGATGGCCCATGAATCGTTCGAGAACAACGAAATCGCCGCCATCATGAACGAACAGTTCATCAATGTGAAGGTGGACCGGCAGGAGCGTCCCGATTTGGACGATATTTATCAGAAAGCGGTCCAGGTGTTTACCGGACGTAGCGGCGGTTGGCCGCTGACGATGTTTCTGACACCTGATCAGGAGCCGTTTTACGGAGGGACGTATTTTCCCCCCGTGCCGCGCTTCAACCTGCCGGGATTCTCTGACGTATTGCGGGGAGTGATTGAAGCGTATCGGCACCATCGAGACGAGGTCACAAAGAACGTCGAGCGGGTCAGATCCGGGCTGCGCCGCGTGGGCGATCCATCACCCTCCGACACGGCGCTCTCGGAAGATCTTCTCACCCGTGCGGCGCAAGAATTAGAACAGTTGTTTGATCCCGTCCATGGCGGATTCGGTGAAGGTCCGAAATTTCCGACGGTTCCCCCTTTGTCTGTCATGCTGCGACATGCCGAGCATACTCATAACGAGGAAATTCGAGGAAAAGTTTTTCTTCAGCTACGGACGATGGCAGCAGGGGGAATGTACGACCATCTAGGCGGCGGATTCCATCGGTATTCCGTGGACGGGCAATGGATGGTCCCACACTTTGAGAAAATGCTGTATGACAACGCCCAACTGGTCCGAATCTATTTGGACGGCTGGCGTCTGACGAAAGATGAGCGGTTCCGTCGCGTCGTCGAAGAAACGCTCGAGTATGTGCGGAGGGAACTCACGCATCCGGACGGCGCCTTTTATGCCGCTCAGGATGCGGACAGCGAAGGTCAGGAAGGGAAGTTCTTCGTCTGGACACCCGGGGAGATTACCTCGATCCTCGGCGCCAATCTCGGGCGGGAATTCTGTCGTCTCTACGGAGTCGTCGAGCAAGGAAATTTTGACGGCAGGAACGTCTTACATCGCTTACACGCCTTGGATTCGTCCGCCGAGGAACAAGAACAGTCGGAAGCATTGCTGCGACCGATGCGGGCCAAGGTCCTCGCCGCGCGGGAACGACGCCCAAAACCACAACGCGACGAGCACATTCTCACAGGTTGGAATGCCATGATGGCCGTTGCCTATGTGGACGCATACTACGCCTTCGGAGAGAAGAGCTATCTCGCGGCTGCAGAAAAGGCGCTCACCTTTCTTGTCGATTATGCGGTGGTGGAGGGACGCGTCTACCGAACCGTGGTGGCGGGGCAGGGCCGGATCAATGGATATCTCGATGACGCGGCGTGGCTGGCCGCGGGACTGCTCGATGCCTTCGAAGCGACCTCGCATCGTTGGTATCTGGACCAGGCGCGAGCGGTCGCCGACGGCATCTTGAACCACTTTTGGGATGCTGAGAAGGGCGGATGTTTCTTTACACGTCACGACCATGAACCGCTCGTGCAACGGATGAAGTCTGGGACCGATAGCGCGGTTCCATCCGGAAATGCGGTGGCGGCTCACGTGTTTCTGAGACTCTTCTCTTTCACGAGAGAAGAACGGTATTATGGCGTGGCCGGGGATATTCTACGGCTGTTTCAAGGACAGATGGCGCGCAATGCCTACGGATATTCATCTCTGTTGTGCGTGCTTGACTGGTATGTATCGCATCCAAAGGATATCGTCATCGTCGGCAACCGCGGGAATCCGGTGACAGAGGCACTGTTGTCCACCGTCCACCGGCGCTTTCTTCCCAACCGGACGATTCTTGTCGTGGAAGAGACCGCGCGCTCCGGTGATGGTGACTTGCCGCTTGCCGTCGGCAAGTCTGGGATGAACGGAGGACCGGCAGCGTATGTTTGCCATGGACAAAGCTGCTCTCTTCCCACGACCGAGCCCAAGCAGTTGGATCGGCTGCTCTAA
- a CDS encoding DUF3422 family protein — protein MDPMESASQAETGRPTFLKHLHDRPQAPLADWLRAPAHVHYKAFRMSDPPAQRKASRDEFQSLLSSFFFPAEHRVLRDTFGYGVREGGQGDRVIVVWQAHTEYYNYQLWHLPPPSIGHVSFGPLQFPDFTFPATPLGTAVCALDILLSHDPLPSNGELRTLLPGPVLYGSKVFDEQTSLVTSFTPDQDDRERYWISLGNTSSVSRLKDIVDAIVRIETYYHLLLMQKPLFSAAIDQVYKFEQVHLKQREIITGHIAHADSTTLQRWLNSLTQDLLKTNRIAGRLHFELSASLPYDKIVHTTLASLAERPLDSYRPVSDFILGGITGAAEGYQQLLRRIETLRGGFEGIISIIRARVDLILEGQNLSLLQSVDKTTKSQVILQHTVEGLSIIVIAYYLAGLAGYVFKGLYEIGWLKNPNIASAIFVPISIGLAFVITNVSKRYLHKKLAKEQAQDHEHRP, from the coding sequence ATGGACCCGATGGAATCCGCGTCGCAGGCAGAGACCGGGCGGCCGACGTTTCTGAAACATCTTCACGATCGTCCGCAGGCTCCGTTGGCCGACTGGCTTCGTGCCCCGGCTCATGTCCACTATAAGGCCTTTCGCATGTCGGATCCTCCAGCTCAACGCAAAGCGAGCCGGGACGAATTTCAGTCCTTGCTCTCTTCTTTTTTCTTTCCAGCAGAGCATCGGGTCCTTCGCGACACGTTCGGATATGGGGTCCGGGAGGGTGGGCAAGGCGATCGGGTGATCGTCGTGTGGCAGGCTCACACCGAGTATTATAACTATCAGCTCTGGCACCTGCCTCCGCCGTCGATAGGCCATGTCTCGTTCGGACCATTGCAGTTCCCGGATTTCACGTTCCCGGCGACTCCGCTTGGCACGGCGGTCTGTGCGCTGGACATTCTGCTGTCACACGACCCGCTTCCGTCAAACGGGGAATTGCGCACGCTGCTTCCCGGACCGGTGCTGTACGGAAGCAAGGTCTTTGACGAGCAGACCAGTCTCGTGACCAGTTTTACACCGGATCAGGATGATCGTGAGCGCTATTGGATCAGTCTCGGCAACACGTCTTCCGTCTCGCGGTTGAAGGACATCGTGGATGCGATTGTGAGGATCGAAACCTATTACCATCTGCTGCTGATGCAGAAACCTCTGTTCTCTGCCGCAATCGATCAGGTGTATAAGTTCGAGCAGGTCCACCTCAAACAGCGAGAGATCATCACGGGACACATTGCCCACGCCGATTCGACGACGCTGCAGCGTTGGCTCAACAGTCTGACCCAGGATCTCCTGAAAACCAATCGGATCGCGGGACGATTACACTTCGAATTATCGGCTTCCCTGCCGTACGACAAGATCGTGCACACGACACTGGCCTCGCTCGCGGAACGTCCTCTTGATTCGTATCGCCCGGTATCCGATTTTATCCTTGGAGGAATCACTGGTGCCGCCGAAGGATATCAGCAGTTATTACGGCGCATTGAGACGTTGCGCGGTGGATTTGAAGGCATCATTTCGATCATTCGAGCGCGGGTGGATCTGATTCTGGAAGGGCAGAACCTGTCGCTTCTTCAAAGCGTGGACAAAACCACCAAGAGTCAGGTCATCCTCCAGCACACGGTGGAAGGGCTGTCGATCATCGTCATTGCGTATTACCTGGCAGGTCTGGCGGGGTATGTGTTTAAGGGATTGTATGAAATCGGCTGGCTGAAGAATCCGAACATTGCTTCGGCGATTTTCGTCCCCATCTCGATCGGCTTGGCGTTCGTCATCACGAACGTGAGCAAGCGATACTTGCACAAGAAGCTAGCCAAGGAACAGGCCCAGGATCACGAGCATCGCCCTTAG
- a CDS encoding M28 family peptidase, with protein sequence MPMKGFCLVIVVCLTGVLLATACVAVPLDHSLRSDAWFASAFDDISPDRMMADIRELSGERLRGRQTGSRQDMESAAFVSDRFSALRLHRAPASPPDDRTNPLPQREWKQIRQVSVTTIQDDPVLGIDPQSGDSAARLGTDFLPVFDSPSADVEQSVVFVGYGLAADYAGIDVDGKIVFFLRGKPDTFTGSASHGDKERAAKEHGAIAYLTATGPVLTPYEQRRGVSGKPAAFYSMIEDAHRLPGAWISTHLAESVVQAGSGGTKSLRGLQEDLNRSGASLSINLQLKARLHWTSHVASGDLYNIASLIRGSSPAADETVLIGAHRDHFGRQGGLLFPGADDNASGTAVLLEVARVLALAPSAPKRSVLFVSFSGEEQGLLGSRLYVSQPIVPLGKTIAMINVDHAGAGNGRLTVGVTDLENALAVEAGTRSGLSDKVDLFGFFPGGDHVPFKEAGVPTVTVVSGGVHPNFHQSSDTAENIEPEKLRAVARYVLAVIWKLAYQ encoded by the coding sequence ATGCCGATGAAAGGGTTCTGTCTCGTCATCGTCGTCTGCCTCACGGGAGTGCTTTTGGCTACGGCATGCGTAGCCGTACCGCTCGATCACTCCTTGCGCTCTGACGCATGGTTCGCATCGGCGTTTGACGACATTTCACCAGATCGAATGATGGCGGATATCCGCGAACTCAGTGGTGAGCGCCTGCGCGGTCGCCAGACCGGTTCACGACAGGACATGGAATCCGCCGCGTTCGTCAGCGATCGCTTCAGCGCGCTTCGGCTCCATCGTGCTCCGGCGTCACCGCCGGACGATCGCACAAATCCGCTTCCCCAACGGGAGTGGAAACAGATCCGCCAGGTGTCCGTCACGACCATACAAGACGATCCCGTTCTGGGCATCGATCCTCAATCGGGGGATTCAGCCGCCAGGCTGGGGACGGATTTTCTTCCGGTGTTCGATTCCCCTTCTGCTGACGTGGAACAATCAGTTGTGTTTGTCGGCTATGGATTAGCGGCCGATTACGCGGGCATCGACGTCGACGGGAAAATCGTATTCTTTTTGCGGGGAAAGCCGGATACGTTCACCGGATCGGCCAGCCACGGCGATAAAGAACGTGCGGCAAAAGAGCATGGCGCCATCGCCTATCTTACCGCCACCGGGCCAGTCCTGACTCCCTATGAACAGCGGCGGGGTGTAAGCGGAAAGCCCGCCGCCTTCTATTCGATGATCGAAGATGCTCACCGATTGCCCGGCGCGTGGATCAGCACTCATCTCGCAGAGTCTGTCGTGCAAGCGGGAAGCGGCGGAACGAAATCTCTGAGAGGATTGCAGGAAGACCTGAATCGCTCGGGAGCTTCGCTTTCCATAAACCTGCAACTCAAAGCCCGCCTGCACTGGACCAGTCACGTGGCGTCGGGCGACCTCTACAACATCGCAAGCCTCATTCGAGGATCATCGCCGGCCGCGGATGAAACCGTCCTCATCGGCGCCCATCGGGATCATTTCGGCCGGCAGGGCGGACTGCTCTTCCCCGGCGCCGACGACAACGCCTCGGGAACCGCGGTTTTGCTGGAGGTCGCGCGCGTCCTAGCTCTCGCGCCGAGCGCTCCCAAACGGTCCGTTCTATTCGTTTCGTTCAGCGGAGAGGAGCAGGGGCTGCTCGGATCACGGTTGTATGTCTCGCAGCCGATTGTGCCTCTCGGGAAAACGATCGCCATGATCAACGTCGATCATGCAGGGGCGGGAAACGGCAGGTTGACGGTCGGGGTCACCGATCTCGAGAACGCGTTGGCGGTGGAGGCCGGAACACGGTCAGGGCTCTCCGATAAAGTGGACTTGTTCGGATTTTTCCCGGGAGGCGATCACGTCCCATTTAAAGAGGCTGGTGTTCCCACAGTGACAGTGGTCAGCGGAGGCGTCCATCCGAACTTCCATCAATCATCCGACACTGCTGAGAATATCGAGCCGGAAAAACTCCGGGCTGTCGCGCGGTACGTCCTGGCGGTCATCTGGAAATTAGCCTACCAATAA
- a CDS encoding TolC family protein — translation MTYRSTTVFGCALSFALGIGLAWTAGTAQGAGELKGQPEERREPISLAESALRALKSNLDINISRQTKESRLTDIVVEQAKFDPTLSVNGQYSRTVNPLNRPVFGGTIGSLNEITVFDQRNQSVTLDATTNLITGGNVDLNYSPSRTNVNQDVATGFLFNPAWTGGLALTLTQPLLRNAGIEINKTFIRIAQNNATVEEHVFRDRVLTVLSTVEQTYWELVFANENLKVAEAALKAAQELLASNRAKAKAGVMSIVDVLQAEAAVASRVEQILIAEKSIRDQEDQLRRLLNPGEEELRLDMRLTPQDQPVVALEPISLQEAIDIAIDRRPEIVQAKKNVETSEINTKFAKNQLLPTLSFQGTMGLAGLGKDYPDSANRNLSGDFYNYGAGLVLSYPLGNRSAFSTYNRRQMEGKNAESSLASIRQQIIVGVREAVRRVQTDFKRIETTRSARIMAEKQLQAEQERLKVGLSTTRFVLDFQRDLATAQGNELRAIVDYNKSLSNLERHKASTLDRYNLQLQ, via the coding sequence ATGACGTATCGATCGACCACTGTGTTCGGATGCGCGCTCTCATTCGCTCTCGGGATCGGCCTCGCCTGGACTGCCGGGACCGCCCAAGGTGCCGGGGAGCTCAAAGGACAACCGGAAGAGCGGAGGGAGCCCATCTCACTGGCTGAGTCGGCGCTCCGGGCGTTGAAAAGCAATTTGGATATCAACATTAGCCGTCAGACAAAGGAAAGCCGTCTGACCGACATCGTGGTCGAACAAGCGAAGTTCGATCCGACACTCAGCGTTAACGGCCAGTATAGCCGTACCGTCAACCCCCTCAACCGTCCGGTCTTCGGGGGAACGATCGGGTCGCTCAATGAAATCACCGTCTTTGACCAGCGAAATCAATCCGTCACCCTGGATGCGACGACCAATCTGATCACCGGAGGCAACGTCGATTTGAACTACAGCCCGTCCCGCACGAACGTCAATCAGGATGTCGCGACCGGGTTTCTATTCAACCCGGCTTGGACGGGGGGTCTTGCGCTGACACTCACACAACCGTTACTCCGCAATGCCGGCATCGAGATCAATAAGACCTTCATCCGTATCGCCCAGAACAATGCCACGGTTGAAGAGCATGTGTTCCGTGACCGGGTACTGACGGTTCTGTCCACGGTGGAACAAACGTATTGGGAACTCGTCTTTGCCAATGAAAATCTCAAAGTGGCGGAAGCCGCATTGAAAGCAGCCCAGGAATTGTTGGCCAGCAATCGCGCCAAGGCCAAAGCCGGCGTGATGTCGATTGTGGATGTCCTGCAGGCCGAAGCCGCGGTCGCGTCGCGAGTCGAACAGATCCTGATCGCGGAAAAGTCGATTCGCGACCAGGAAGATCAGTTGCGGCGTCTCCTGAATCCCGGCGAAGAGGAGCTGCGACTGGATATGCGCTTGACCCCTCAGGATCAACCGGTGGTGGCGCTGGAACCGATCAGCCTACAGGAAGCCATCGATATCGCGATTGATCGGAGGCCGGAGATCGTGCAGGCGAAGAAAAACGTCGAGACCAGCGAGATCAACACCAAATTCGCGAAGAATCAGCTGCTCCCGACACTTTCATTTCAAGGCACGATGGGACTCGCCGGGCTGGGGAAGGATTACCCAGATTCCGCCAACCGAAATCTCAGCGGCGACTTCTATAATTACGGCGCCGGACTTGTTTTGAGTTATCCGCTCGGCAATCGTTCCGCCTTCAGTACGTACAACCGGCGGCAGATGGAAGGGAAGAACGCGGAGTCGTCGCTCGCCAGCATCAGGCAGCAGATCATCGTCGGAGTTCGAGAGGCCGTGCGCCGAGTGCAGACGGATTTTAAACGGATTGAGACCACCCGTTCCGCCCGCATCATGGCGGAGAAGCAGCTTCAAGCGGAACAAGAACGGTTGAAGGTGGGACTGAGCACGACCCGGTTCGTGCTGGATTTTCAGCGTGACCTGGCGACCGCCCAAGGCAATGAACTGCGGGCTATTGTCGACTACAACAAGTCCCTGTCCAACTTAGAACGGCATAAAGCCAGTACCCTGGATCGCTACAACCTCCAATTGCAGTAA